The following are from one region of the Luteolibacter rhizosphaerae genome:
- the folD gene encoding bifunctional methylenetetrahydrofolate dehydrogenase/methenyltetrahydrofolate cyclohydrolase FolD produces the protein MSSVIDGKAVAASVLEECRAEVQELKSKGITPGLAVVLVGDDPASHVYVGSKVRTCGDLGLYSRKIELPATTTQEELLAVVRELNADPAIHGILVQSPPPKHIDEEAVVRALDPRKDVDGFHPENVAKLALEDPTGFVPCTPAGCMRLLAASGVKTAGAEAVVIGRSMIVGKPMALLLMAKGSDATVTIAHSRSKDLPAICRRADIIVAAVGRPEMVKADWVKDGAVVIDVGINRIDDPSTKKGYRLVGDVAYDEVAPKCSAITPVPGGVGPMTIALLMKNTLQAARQLG, from the coding sequence TGAGTTCCGTAATTGATGGCAAGGCCGTTGCTGCTTCCGTATTGGAAGAGTGCCGCGCAGAGGTCCAAGAGTTGAAGTCCAAGGGCATCACTCCCGGGCTGGCCGTGGTGCTTGTCGGCGATGATCCGGCCTCGCATGTCTATGTCGGTTCCAAGGTGCGGACTTGCGGCGATCTCGGACTCTATTCGCGCAAGATCGAGTTACCCGCTACCACCACCCAGGAAGAGCTGCTCGCCGTCGTCCGCGAGTTGAATGCGGATCCCGCGATCCACGGCATTCTGGTGCAGAGCCCGCCACCGAAACACATCGATGAAGAAGCCGTGGTTCGTGCGCTCGACCCGCGCAAGGATGTCGATGGCTTCCACCCGGAGAATGTCGCGAAACTCGCCCTTGAAGATCCCACCGGTTTCGTCCCCTGCACGCCGGCCGGGTGCATGCGCCTGCTTGCCGCCTCCGGGGTGAAGACCGCCGGTGCTGAAGCCGTCGTGATCGGCCGCAGCATGATCGTCGGCAAGCCGATGGCCCTGCTCCTGATGGCGAAGGGTTCGGATGCGACCGTCACCATCGCCCACTCCCGCAGCAAAGACCTGCCCGCCATCTGTCGTCGTGCCGATATCATCGTCGCCGCCGTCGGTCGTCCTGAAATGGTGAAGGCCGATTGGGTCAAGGACGGCGCCGTGGTGATCGATGTCGGCATCAACCGAATCGACGATCCTTCCACCAAGAAGGGCTACCGTCTCGTGGGCGATGTCGCCTACGACGAGGTGGCTCCGAAGTGCTCCGCCATCACCCCCGTCCCCGGCGGTGTCGGCCCGATGACGATCGCGCTGCTGATGAAGAACACACTCCAGGCGGCCCGGCAACTGGGCTGA
- a CDS encoding DNA translocase FtsK — MAKSDNRKRGEKSEPPRWSNEVVGIVLICVGLLCFLSVISFTPKDLNDIGFLRDFATERAVGEERHNFIGGVGAVLGFIQVALFGAAGYIVPVALIWFGVVKLVFDGRLWPRTMVGFIILILSGAAFMHALRGGTGVDWSKHAGGLTGWLLGNHIFLPLLNRIGSLLLLGAAYLVGLILLTGQPPVKFIKGVHALILEAMANHRERKEEGRVAAEKEEIRNNERERERERRRKEREAKSAAAVPTPEPQGQQELPLRETPAPQIFDASQRKIDAPKPGDKPFERKQKGEGHLSLSTAGFEDYELPGFDLLDPDTGEEAPEANRDELLATQRTIVETLRAFGIEVTPGDITRGPTITRYEIYPSTGLRVSRIAQLEADIARATCAERINILAPIPGKDTVGIELANSQKVSVPLRELLQDPEFRSAKKKIPLALGKDVYGKTVIGDLAAMPHLLVAGATGSGKSVCINSIIASMLFKFGPDELRFIMVDPKVVEMQMYNKLPHLVVPVVTDPKKVVAALKWVVNEMEKRYRVFAKTGVRNFDSFNHRVRPEKPEVAAEEEEAPPPWNADEEVDMDAIESIAAALESGELGAEAEEEELPIEEEKIPDRYPYIVVLIDELADLMQTAPADVEMCIARIAQKARAAGIHLIIATQTPRADVVTGIIKANIPCRIAFQVSSQLDSRVILDTKGAEKLVGKGDMLYLPPGSAKLERSQGAFVSDEEVERLVDHCAAQAEPNFESDIVRSIDSGGEDGDDEEEISPADEDLIMKCIEVARQEQKCSTSLLQRRLRLGYTRAARMVDILEARGVVGPGDGAKPREVYLK; from the coding sequence ATGGCGAAAAGTGACAACCGCAAACGAGGCGAGAAATCCGAGCCACCGCGTTGGTCGAACGAGGTAGTAGGCATCGTGCTGATCTGCGTCGGCCTCTTGTGCTTTCTCTCGGTCATTTCCTTCACGCCCAAGGACCTGAACGATATCGGCTTTCTCCGGGACTTCGCGACCGAGCGTGCGGTAGGTGAGGAGCGCCACAATTTCATCGGCGGGGTAGGGGCGGTTCTCGGCTTCATCCAAGTAGCCCTCTTCGGTGCCGCGGGTTACATCGTGCCGGTAGCGCTGATCTGGTTCGGCGTCGTGAAGCTGGTGTTCGACGGCCGTCTCTGGCCGCGAACGATGGTCGGGTTCATCATCCTCATCCTCAGCGGTGCCGCCTTCATGCACGCGCTGCGGGGCGGCACCGGGGTAGACTGGAGCAAGCATGCGGGCGGCCTGACCGGCTGGCTGCTGGGGAATCACATCTTCCTGCCACTTCTGAATCGCATCGGCTCGTTGCTGCTACTGGGTGCCGCTTACTTGGTCGGTTTGATCCTGCTTACCGGCCAGCCGCCGGTGAAATTCATCAAGGGCGTCCATGCCTTGATTCTTGAGGCGATGGCCAATCACCGCGAGCGCAAGGAAGAGGGGCGCGTCGCTGCCGAGAAAGAAGAGATCCGCAACAACGAGCGTGAGCGTGAACGCGAGCGCCGCCGTAAGGAGCGCGAGGCCAAAAGTGCCGCGGCCGTTCCGACGCCGGAGCCCCAAGGCCAGCAAGAGCTGCCGCTGCGCGAAACTCCCGCCCCCCAGATTTTCGATGCCTCGCAGCGCAAGATCGATGCGCCGAAGCCGGGGGACAAACCTTTCGAGCGCAAGCAGAAGGGAGAAGGACATCTCTCGCTTTCGACCGCGGGCTTCGAGGACTACGAGCTTCCGGGCTTCGACCTGCTCGATCCGGATACCGGTGAAGAAGCCCCCGAGGCGAACCGCGACGAGCTTCTCGCGACCCAGCGCACCATCGTCGAAACGCTTCGGGCCTTCGGGATTGAGGTCACTCCGGGCGACATCACCCGTGGCCCGACCATCACCCGCTACGAGATCTATCCCTCCACCGGTCTGCGTGTTTCGCGCATCGCCCAGCTTGAGGCGGATATCGCCCGCGCCACCTGTGCGGAGCGGATCAACATCCTCGCGCCGATTCCCGGCAAGGACACCGTGGGCATCGAGCTCGCGAATTCGCAGAAGGTTTCCGTGCCCCTGCGCGAGCTGCTGCAGGATCCCGAGTTCCGCTCGGCCAAGAAGAAGATCCCGCTCGCCCTGGGCAAGGATGTCTATGGCAAGACGGTCATCGGCGACCTCGCCGCCATGCCTCACCTGCTCGTCGCCGGTGCCACCGGTTCGGGCAAATCGGTCTGCATCAATTCGATCATCGCCTCGATGCTCTTCAAGTTCGGCCCGGATGAACTCCGCTTCATCATGGTCGACCCGAAGGTGGTGGAAATGCAGATGTACAACAAGCTGCCCCACCTCGTCGTTCCCGTCGTGACCGATCCGAAGAAGGTCGTGGCCGCGCTGAAGTGGGTCGTGAACGAGATGGAGAAGCGCTACCGCGTCTTTGCGAAGACCGGCGTGCGGAATTTCGATTCCTTCAACCACCGCGTCCGTCCGGAGAAACCGGAGGTGGCCGCAGAAGAGGAAGAGGCCCCGCCACCATGGAACGCCGATGAAGAGGTGGACATGGACGCCATCGAGTCCATCGCCGCTGCGCTAGAGTCTGGCGAGCTTGGTGCCGAAGCCGAGGAGGAAGAACTGCCGATCGAGGAGGAGAAGATCCCCGACCGCTATCCCTACATCGTCGTGCTTATCGATGAGTTGGCGGACCTCATGCAGACCGCTCCGGCGGATGTGGAGATGTGCATCGCACGCATTGCGCAGAAGGCGCGTGCCGCGGGCATTCACCTCATCATCGCCACGCAGACACCGCGTGCCGACGTGGTCACCGGCATCATCAAGGCGAACATTCCCTGCCGCATCGCCTTCCAAGTTTCCTCGCAGCTCGACTCGCGCGTTATCTTGGACACGAAGGGCGCCGAGAAACTGGTGGGCAAGGGCGACATGCTCTACCTGCCGCCCGGCTCCGCGAAGCTGGAGCGCTCGCAGGGTGCCTTTGTTTCGGATGAAGAAGTGGAGCGCTTGGTCGACCACTGCGCCGCCCAGGCTGAGCCGAACTTCGAGTCGGACATTGTCCGCTCCATCGACTCCGGTGGTGAAGATGGCGATGACGAGGAGGAGATCTCTCCGGCGGATGAAGATCTCATCATGAAGTGCATCGAGGTCGCGCGACAGGAGCAAAAGTGCAGTACCTCGCTACTCCAGCGCCGCCTGCGTCTCGGCTACACCCGCGCCGCGCGCATGGTGGATATCCTCGAAGCCCGCGGCGTCGTCGGCCCTGGCGATGGTGCGAAGCCGCGCGAGGTGTATCTGAAGTGA
- a CDS encoding type I phosphomannose isomerase catalytic subunit, with protein sequence MEPIVFEPLYMQRVWGGRELAHQYGRKLPDEAPYGESWEVVDRETEQSVVRGGSHAGKTLHELWTKHRDEVFGLGLPETERFPILIKVLDARDDLSIQVHPPVALADSLKGEPKTEMWYIADANSGASLHVGLKQGVSRQDFKAAIQDGTVAEAVHSIPVQAGDSIFIPSGRLHAIGAGLLIHEIQQNSDTTYRVFDWNRLGLDGKPRELHVEESLASIDFEDFEPDLAEPDQQIIAECEYFRVEKLKLQPSESCGHRDPRWFSIFSVAEGEVESGGFRFNKGDFFLLPAGNGSVVAKSGSVILRTTLPAR encoded by the coding sequence GTGGAACCCATCGTCTTCGAGCCCCTCTACATGCAGCGCGTCTGGGGTGGACGCGAACTGGCACACCAATATGGTCGCAAGCTTCCCGATGAAGCGCCGTACGGCGAGTCTTGGGAAGTGGTCGATCGCGAGACCGAGCAGTCCGTGGTGCGCGGTGGGAGCCATGCGGGGAAGACACTTCACGAGCTCTGGACAAAGCATCGCGACGAGGTGTTCGGCCTCGGACTCCCGGAGACCGAGCGCTTTCCGATCCTGATCAAGGTCTTGGACGCCCGCGACGACCTTTCCATCCAAGTCCATCCGCCGGTCGCGCTGGCGGACTCCCTGAAAGGCGAGCCGAAGACCGAGATGTGGTACATCGCCGATGCGAACTCCGGGGCATCGCTCCATGTGGGCCTGAAACAAGGCGTGTCCCGGCAGGATTTCAAGGCCGCCATCCAAGACGGAACGGTCGCGGAGGCGGTCCACTCGATTCCGGTCCAAGCCGGGGACTCGATCTTCATTCCCTCCGGTCGGCTCCACGCCATCGGAGCCGGTCTTTTGATCCACGAGATCCAGCAGAACAGCGATACGACCTACCGGGTCTTCGACTGGAACCGCCTGGGCCTCGACGGCAAGCCGCGGGAGCTCCATGTGGAAGAATCGCTGGCGAGCATCGACTTCGAGGATTTCGAGCCCGACCTCGCCGAACCGGACCAACAGATCATTGCGGAATGCGAATACTTCCGGGTGGAGAAATTGAAGCTCCAGCCAAGCGAGAGTTGCGGCCACCGCGATCCCCGATGGTTCTCGATCTTCTCGGTCGCCGAAGGCGAGGTGGAGAGCGGCGGATTCCGCTTCAATAAGGGCGATTTCTTCCTACTCCCCGCCGGCAATGGATCGGTGGTGGCGAAGAGCGGAAGCGTCATTCTCAGGACGACGCTCCCGGCGCGATAG
- a CDS encoding alpha-ketoglutarate-dependent dioxygenase AlkB family protein, with protein sequence MTEPEATLDPQFLSPADASALFEALLSEVQWDERMKARKTACFGQTYDDSGVDYQLVPMHPRLAPLCEAISVRLGFMPTNCLLNYYESGRSSMGFHSDATHNLAEGTGVAILSVGAERCPSFRSKTDPELTVEYPLPHGSLFYMSQGTQDHWLHAVKKTETDDSRISLTFRHILTPEELAVRRSR encoded by the coding sequence ATGACCGAACCGGAAGCCACGCTAGATCCCCAGTTTCTAAGTCCCGCCGATGCCAGTGCCTTGTTCGAGGCTCTGCTGTCGGAGGTGCAATGGGACGAACGGATGAAAGCACGGAAGACCGCTTGCTTCGGCCAGACCTATGACGACTCCGGTGTCGACTATCAGTTGGTGCCGATGCATCCCCGCCTAGCTCCGCTGTGCGAAGCAATCTCCGTTCGTCTCGGCTTCATGCCGACGAATTGCTTGCTGAACTATTACGAATCCGGGCGCTCATCGATGGGTTTCCATTCCGATGCGACCCACAACCTCGCGGAAGGCACGGGGGTGGCGATCCTCTCGGTTGGTGCGGAGCGCTGCCCGAGCTTCCGCAGCAAGACAGATCCCGAGCTCACCGTGGAATACCCTTTGCCGCATGGCTCGCTCTTCTACATGAGCCAGGGCACGCAGGATCATTGGCTGCATGCGGTGAAGAAGACCGAGACGGATGATAGCAGGATCAGCCTGACCTTTCGGCATATTCTTACGCCCGAGGAGCTGGCCGTAAGGCGATCCCGCTGA